TTTTCTGCTCTCTCTTGAAAACAAGTCAAAATTAGAAAAATACGCGCAAAGCCAGCTCACATTGTTGCGTATTCTTTTCCTGACCTCTGAGAGCTTGCTCATGGTATTGCCTTTTAATAATGATGCACAGGCACGTTTATAAACTTTTCTCTACTTAAGAGTGACATGATTTCTTAAGAAAGTTCAGGCGCCTTCCCTGAAAAGAAGCATTGAATCCCCAAAGCTGAAGAGATGGTATCTGTCCCTTATTGCCTCCTTGTAAGCAGCCATTATCCTCTCATAACCGCCGAATGCAGCAATCATCATAATAAGGGTTGACTTGGGAATGTGAAAGTTCGTTATTATTGCGCTTACAGGTGAGTTGAATTTATAGCCCGGTTTTATGAAAATTTGCGAGCCTCCGCTCCCGGGCTTTACAATGCCGTTCTCTGACACTGTTTCAAGGGTTTTTAATACAGTTGTCCCAACAGCAAAAATCCTCTTTCCGCTTTTGAATGCATTGTTTATCGTATCAGCAGACTCCCGGTTTATCTCATAATACTCAGAATCCATAATGTGGGTTTCTATGTTGTGCACTGGCTTGAATGTCCCAAGGCTCACATGCAGTGTTAGTTCAACAAAGACTGCGCCCTTCTTCCTGATTCTTTCTATTAATTCCTGAGTGAAGTGAAGCCCTGCTGTAGGGGATGCAATCGCGCCTTTTTTCTTTGCGTATATCGTTTGGTACATTTCAGGGTCAGTCAGCTTTTCCTTTATGTAGTGCGGCAGGGGCATTTCTCCAGATGACTCCATTAATTTTTCAATGGGGCCGCTGAAGTTCACTATGAATTTGCCCTCATTCCTTTTAAGCACAGTGCACGAGAATCCCTTGAAGTAGAGGATGTCATCCTCTTTTATGTTTCTGCCGTTTATCAGGCATTCCCAGTTCCCTGTCCCGAGAAGCCTGATGAGAAGGAGCTCTGCCTTTCCCCCTGTTGCCTTTTTGCCGAAGAATTTTGCAGGGATTACTCTTGTGTTGTTGAGGACAATCACATCCCCGGGATTGATGTAATCGGCAAGATTATAGAAATAGCTGTGCTCAATTTTGTCTTTCACAACAATGAGCCTTGAGCTGTCTCTCGGAATTGCGTGCTTCTGCGCTATGAGCTCCCGTGGAAATTCATAGTCAAAATCCGACAGGCTCCATTTCCTCTCTTCTTTTTCCAT
The genomic region above belongs to Candidatus Woesearchaeota archaeon and contains:
- the queA gene encoding tRNA preQ1(34) S-adenosylmethionine ribosyltransferase-isomerase QueA — protein: MEKEERKWSLSDFDYEFPRELIAQKHAIPRDSSRLIVVKDKIEHSYFYNLADYINPGDVIVLNNTRVIPAKFFGKKATGGKAELLLIRLLGTGNWECLINGRNIKEDDILYFKGFSCTVLKRNEGKFIVNFSGPIEKLMESSGEMPLPHYIKEKLTDPEMYQTIYAKKKGAIASPTAGLHFTQELIERIRKKGAVFVELTLHVSLGTFKPVHNIETHIMDSEYYEINRESADTINNAFKSGKRIFAVGTTVLKTLETVSENGIVKPGSGGSQIFIKPGYKFNSPVSAIITNFHIPKSTLIMMIAAFGGYERIMAAYKEAIRDRYHLFSFGDSMLLFREGA